AATGTCTTTGATGAAAATTTACTAATTAGTTTTGCAATTTTTAAAACAATCTTAAATGCCAATCTTTTGTGCATTATGATGTAGATGCTTAAAACTGTCAAACATAGGATAAGAAACCATGCTAAGATGAATATTTTGGCATACATTATGCCGTTGATTAGAAAATAAAAAATAACTACTGAAGTTAACAATAAAAAAATAATACTATCCAAAAGTCTCTCAACAACTACTGTGGAAAATGTTATGTGGTATGGGATGTCCTCCAACTTTGATAAGTAGTATGCCCTAAATGGCTCACTTCCGCCTTTCATTGATGGAGTTATGTTATTTACAAACTGCCCCATGAGAATTAAAAGAAATAAGTTCTTAAACTTTGCATCAAATCCAATAATCCTTATTAGATATTTCCACCTTGCAACAAGGGCAGTTAAAGTCAATATGTATATAAAAAACGCTATTGTGAAATACAGGAGGTTTGTTCTCATAAATACTTCTACAACTTCACCAATCCCGATGTAGAAAATTATAACGAATATTATTAAAATCCCCAAAATAAAAAATAAAATATTTCTCA
This genomic window from Methanotorris formicicus Mc-S-70 contains:
- a CDS encoding UPF0104 family protein codes for the protein MANKSKTKILRNILFFILGILIIFVIIFYIGIGEVVEVFMRTNLLYFTIAFFIYILTLTALVARWKYLIRIIGFDAKFKNLFLLILMGQFVNNITPSMKGGSEPFRAYYLSKLEDIPYHITFSTVVVERLLDSIIFLLLTSVVIFYFLINGIMYAKIFILAWFLILCLTVLSIYIIMHKRLAFKIVLKIAKLISKFSSKTFDEEKINKSIEEFQNSLLFFKGRKKELVVCGILSLLWWVLDILRVYVIFVSISYFASFFVIAATYLISLLVGMLPTLPGGLGASDTVMIATYSVLNVPSSIAAVGTLLDRFISYWLATLMGAMALKIIKAKIDKEKKE